The following proteins are encoded in a genomic region of Glycine max cultivar Williams 82 chromosome 18, Glycine_max_v4.0, whole genome shotgun sequence:
- the LOC100811254 gene encoding uncharacterized protein, whose translation MECYTRPNRSDIHLSAEEEATIEAKTREYFDGVAPQRHTKPQRSDYSAQYVDAFSNAHHSSLTIPELTQFQLLQNDPQEKKLVYNGSQVPEEFVETEYYQDLNSVDKHHHTTGTGFIKVEKNGNDFHIEPDNDTGCHHSCKGNPATNDWVPAPSTEVGFNSGKPNRSDN comes from the exons ATGGAGTGCTACACAAGGCCAAACAGGAGTGACATCCACCTCTCAGCAGAGGAAGAAGCCACCATAGAAGCAAAGACCAGAGAGTACTTTGATGGAGTCGCACCACAACGCCACACAAAGCCTCAACGAAGTGACTATTCAGCTCAATATGTCGATGCTTTCTCCAATGCCCATCACTCTTCTTTAACTATACCAGAATTAACACAATTCCAACTCCTCCAGAATGATCCCCAAGAGAAG AAATTGGTGTACAATGGAAGTCAAGTACCGGAAGAATTTGTGGAAACAGAGTATTACCAAGATCTCAACAGCGTGGACAAACACCACCATACG ACTGGAACAGGATTTATCAAAGTAGAGAAAAATGGAAATGACTTTCACATAGAACCAGATAATGACACTGGTTGCCATCACTCTTGCAAGGGCAATCCAGCAACCAATGATTGGGTTCCTGCTCCTTCCACTGAG GTGGGTTTCAATTCAGGCAAACCTAACAGGAGTGACAACTAG
- the LOC100812857 gene encoding protein GRAVITROPIC IN THE LIGHT 1: MTRKVSNFSDLIQRVTASCLLHPLATAAAKEDDNSPYESEEEVENDEEYEEEENEEYEEEERMLGPLKAFKVKQMEVLMEEVFDTVSSMKRAYVRLQEAHSPWDPERMRAADVAVVAELRKLAVLRERFRRSGGGGGRKKGRRRGGGGRDGVASVREVVAPYEAVVEELKKEVKVKDLEVKNLREKLDSAVALTTNGSAEKKPGRSLSKRKLGIQAMAAVPTPELFEATMMQVRESSKSFTSLLLSLMHNAHWDITAAVRSIEAATASTDKFHNTSSTTSIVSAYHAKYALESYISRKIFQGFDHETFYMDGSLSSLLNPDQFRRDCFTQYRDMKSMDPTELLGILPTCHFGKFCSKKYLAIVHPKMEESLFGNLEQHSHVQAGNHPRSEFYNEFLGVAKTVWLLHLLAFSLNPAPSQFEASRGAEFHPQYMDSVVKFSGGRVPAGQVVGFPVSPGFKLGNGSVIKARVYLIART; the protein is encoded by the exons ATGACGAGAAAGGTCTCGAATTTCTCGGATCTGATCCAAAGGGTCACCGCCTCCTGCCTCCTCCACCCCCTCGCCACCGCCGCCGCCAAGGAAGACGACAACTCGCCCTACGAGTCCGAGGAAGAAGTAGAGAATGACGAGGAGTACGAGGAGGAAGAGAACGAGGAGTACGAGGAGGAAGAGAGAATGTTGGGGCCCTTGAAGGCTTTCAAAGTAAAACAGATGGAGGTGCTGATGGAGGAAGTGTTCGACACGGTGTCGTCGATGAAGAGGGCTTACGTGAGGCTTCAGGAGGCGCATTCGCCGTGGGACCCGGAGAGGATGCGAGCTGCTGACGTGGCGGTGGTGGCGGAGCTTCGGAAGCTCGCCGTGCTCAGGGAGAGGTTCCGGCGgagcggcggcggcggcgggaGGAAGAAGGGCAGGAGAAGAGGTGGCGGCGGCCGCGATGGGGTGGCGTCGGTGAGGGAGGTAGTGGCACCGTACGAGGCGGTGGTGGAGGAGCTGAAGAAGGAGGTGAAGGTGAAGGATTTGGAGGTGAAGAATCTGAGGGAGAAGCTTGATAGTGCTGTTGCTCTCACTACTAATGGAAGTGCTGAAAAGAAGCCTGGGAGGTCTCTGTCTAAGAGGAAACTGGGAATTCAAG CAATGGCAGCAGTACCAACCCCTGAACTCTTTGAAGCAACGATGATGCAAGTGAGAGAATCCTCAAAGTCTTTCACATCTCTGCTTCTGTCTCTCATGCACAATGCACATTGGGACATAACAGCTGCAGTTCGTTCCATTGAAGCTGCTACCGCCTCCACTGATAAATTCCATAACACTTCTTCAACCACATCCATTGTCTCGGCTTACCATGCCAAGTATGCCCTTGAATCCTACATATCCAGGAAAATCTTCCAAGGGTTTGACCACGAGACTTTCTACATGGACGGAAGCCTCTCCTCGCTCCTCAACCCCGACCAGTTTCGCCGCGATTGCTTCACTCAGTACCGTGACATGAAGTCCATGGATCCAACTGAGCTTCTTGGAATCTTGCCAACATGTCATTTTGGCAAATTCTGTTCCAAGAAGTACCTTGCCATTGTCCATCCCAAGATGGAGGAGTCCTTGTTTGGGAACTTGGAGCAGCACAGTCATGTCCAAGCAGGGAACCACCCCAGGAGTGAGTTCTACAATGAGTTTCTAGGGGTGGCCAAGACAGTGTGGTTGCTTCATTTACTGGCATTCTCGTTGAACCCTGCACCAAGTCAGTTTGAGGCAAGCCGTGGAGCTGAGTTCCATCCCCAGTATATGGACAGTGTAGTGAAATTTTCAGGCGGCCGAGTGCCGGCTGGTCAGGTTGTAGGGTTTCCAGTTAGCCCTGGATTTAAGCTTGGGAATGGTTCTGTTATAAAGGCCAGAGTTTATTTGATAGCCAGAACATAA
- the LOC100816581 gene encoding mitochondrial uncoupling protein 2, translating into MSDPNQISFAQAFFCSAFAACFAEFCTIPLDTAKVRLQLQKKVGVDEGVGLPKYKGLLGTVKTIAREEGISALWKGIVPGLHRQCLYGGLRIGLYDPVKTFLVGSAFVGEVPLYHMILAALLTGALAITIANPTDLVKVRLQAEGQLPSGVPRRYSGAIDAYLTILRQEGIGALWTGLGPNIARNAIINAAELASYDKVKRTILKIPGFMDNVYTHLLAGLGAGLFAVFIGSPVDVVKSRMMGDSTYKSTFDCFLKTLLNEGFLAFYKGFLPNFGRVGIWNVILFLTLEQAKRAVRG; encoded by the exons ATGTCAGATCCCAACCAGATTTCGTTCGCTCAAGCCTTCTTTTGCAGCGCTTTCGCCGCCTGTTTCGCCGAG TTTTGTACCATTCCTCTGGACACCGCTAAGGTCAGGCTTCAACTCCAAAAGAAGGTAGGGGTTGATGAGGGAGTGGGTTTACCTAAATACAAGGGCTTGCTGGGCACAGTTAAGACCATTGCTAGAGAAGAGGGTATATCAGCCCTGTGGAAAGGCATTGTTCCTGGTTTACACCGCCAATGTTTATATGGGGGCTTAAGAATTGGGTTATATGATCCT GTGAAAACATTTCTCGTTGGTAGTGCATTTGTTGGAGAGGTTCCGTTGTACCATATGATACTGGCTGCTCTGCTGACTG GTGCTTTGGCAATCACAATTGCTAATCCGACTGATCTAGTCAAAGTTAGGCTTCAAGCTGAAGGTCAATTGCCATCTGGGGTACCTAGGCGTTATTCTGGCGCTATAGATGCATATTTAACTATACTGAGACAA GAAGGGATAGGGGCCTTGTGGACTGGTCTTGGGCCCAATATAGCTAGGAACGCAATTATAAATGCTGCTGAATTAGCAAGCTATGATAAAGTGAAACGG ACGATTTTGAAAATTCCAGGGTTCATGGACAATGTCTATACTCACCTACTTGCTGGCTTAGGTGCAGGTCTTTTTGCTGTCTTTATTGGTTCTCCTGTTGATGTG GTGAAATCCAGGATGATGGGGGATTCAACCTACAAAAGCACATTTGACTGCTTTCTCAAGACTTTGCTTAATGAG GGATTTTTGGCCTTCTATAAAGGTTTCCTACCTAATTTTGGTCGAGTGGGAATCTGGAAtgtaattttgtttcttacccTTGAACAA GCAAAGAGAGCTGTAAGAGGATAA
- the LOC100817651 gene encoding proliferating cell nuclear antigen, with protein sequence MLELRLVQGSLLKKVLESIKELVNDANFDCSSTGFSLQAMDSSHVALVALLLRSEGFEHYRCDRNTSMGMNLNNMAKMLKCAGNDDIITIKADDGSDTVTFMFESPTQDKISDFEMKLMDIDSEHLGIPEAEYHAIVKMPSSEFARICKDLSSIGDTVVISITKEGVKFSTKGDIGTANIVCRQNTSVDKPEEATVIEMNEPVSLTFALRYMNSFTKATPLSNTVTISLSNELPVVVEYKIAEMGYVRFYLAPKIEEDEEDTKPQV encoded by the exons ATGTTGGAACTCCGTCTCGTGCAAGGTTCCCTTCTGAAGAAGGTTCTGGAATCGATCAAGGAGCTCGTAAACGACGCGAACTTCGACTGCTCCTCCACCGGGTTCTCCCTCCAGGCCATGGATTCCAGCCACGTCGCCCTCGTTGCGCTCCTCCTCCGGTCCGAGGGCTTTGAGCACTACCGCTGCGACCGCAATACCTCCATGGGCATGAACCTCAACAACATGGCCAAGATGCTCAAGTGCGCCGGCAATGACGACATCATAACCATCAAGGCCGACGACGGCAGCGACACCGTCACTTTCATGTTCGAAAGCCCTA CACAAGATAAGATTTCTGATTTTGAGATGAAGCTGATGGACATTGACAGTGAGCACCTTGGGATTCCAGAGGCAGAGTATCATGCCATTGTTAAGATGCCATCCTCTGAGTTTGCTAGGATCTGCAAGGATCTCAGTAGTATTGGTGACACTG TTGTCATTTCAATTACTAAGGAGGGTGTTAAGTTTTCCACCAAAGGAGACATTGGAACTGCCAATATAGTTTGCAGGCAGAATACTTCTGTGGACAAG CCTGAAGAAGCTACTGTCATTGAGATGAATGAGCCTGTGTCCTTGACATTTGCTTTGCGATATATGAACTCTTTTACAAAGGCAACGCCATTGTCCAACACAGTTACCATTAGTCTGTCAAATGAGCTGCCAGTTGTAGTCGAGTATAAGATTGCTGAGATGGGTTATGTGCGGTTCTATTTGGCTCCCAAGatagaagaggatgaagaagataCGAAACCTCAAGTTTAA